A window of the Limanda limanda chromosome 8, fLimLim1.1, whole genome shotgun sequence genome harbors these coding sequences:
- the morf4l1 gene encoding mortality factor 4-like protein 1, with protein MAPKQDPKPKFQEGERVLCFHGPLLYEAKCVKTNIKEKQIKYFIHYSGWNKNWDEWVPESRVLKYVDSNLQKQKELQRANQDHYVEGRMRGAAPNKKIPPPSQKTDVKTKKNKQKTPGPGEGTSSGGDPTHPPRKKRARVDPTVESEETFINRVEVKVKIPEELKPWLVDDWDLITRQKQLFHLPAKKTIDAVLEDYANYKRSRGNSDSKEFAVNEVVAGIREYFNVMLGTQLLYKFERPQYADILANHTDTSMSQIYGAPHLLRLFVRIGAMLAYTPLDEKSLALLLSYLQDFLKYLVKNSATLFNASDYEVAPPEYHRKAV; from the exons ATGGCGCCGAAACAGGACCCGAAGCCTAAATTTCAAGAAG GTGAAAGAGTGCTGTGTTTTCATGGGCCGTTGCTCTACGAAGCTAAG tgtgtgaAGACAAACATCAAGGAAAAACAGATCAAATACTTTATTCATTACAGCGGCTGGAATAAAAA CTGGGACGAATGGGTTCCTGAAAGCAGAGTGCTAAAGTATGTGGACAGTaatctgcagaaacagaaagagcTTCAGAGGGCCAATCA AGACCATTATGTAGAAGGGAGAATGAGGGGAGCTGCACCGAATAAGAAGATACCTCCTCCATCGCAGAAAACTGATGT gaaaaccaaaaagaacaaacagaagA CTCCTGGACCAGGCGAAGGGACAAGTTCAGGAGGAGACCCAACCCACCCGCCACGAAAGAAAAGGGCACGTGTTGACCCAACTGTCGAAAGT GAGGAAACCTTCATTAATCGAGTGGAGGTTAAAGTAAAAATCCCTGAGGAGTTGAAACCGTGGCTTGTGGATGACTGGGACCTGATTACACGGCAAAAACAG CTCTTCCACCTACCTGCCAAAAAGACCATTGATGCAGTTCTTGAAGATTATGCAAATTACAAGAGATCAAGAGGAAATTCTGACAGCAA GGAGTTTGCTGTGAACGAGGTGGTTGCTGGTATCCGGGAATATTTCAACGTCATGCTGGGGACACAACTTCTCTACAAATTTGAGAGGCCGCAGTATGCAGACATCCTGGCCAATCACACGGATACATCCATGTCTCAAATCTATGGCGCTCCTCATCTACTCAGACTCTTCG TGAGAATCGGAGCCATGCTGGCGTACACTCCGCTGGACGAGAAGAGCCTTGCACTCCTGCTCAGTTATCTACAAGACTTTCTCAA GTACCTTGTAAAGAACTCGGCGACGCTGTTCAATGCAAGTGACTATGAAGTTGCCCCTCCAGAGTACCACCGCAAGGCAgtgtaa